TTAAGACTTTTTAGACTTATTACAGTAGTTCCTCAAATGAGAAAAATTGTTGCTGCTTTAATAAGTGTTATACCAGGGATGATTTCAATAATTGGACTTATGAGTTTAATTTTTTATGTTTTTGCCATCATGGCGACATCTTTGTATTCAGAGACTTTTCCCCAATGGTTTGGAACACTTGGAGAATCATTTTATAGTCTATTTCAAATTATGACTTTAGAATCTTGGTCAATGGGAATTGTAAGACCTCTAATGGAGCAACACCCTTTAGCATGGACATTTTTTATTCCATTTATATTTGTTGCTACTTTTATTATGATTAACCTTGTTGTTGCAATAATTGTAGATGCAATGAGTATCATAAAAGAAGAAGAGATTGAAAAAATCGAGGAAGTAAAAGTTTCTGAAAATGAATTAAAAAACGAAATTAAATCTTTACAAAATGAGATTCAAGAACTAAAACAATTAATTATAAAATCACATAGAAAGTAAGTTTAAGAGCTTACTTTCTTAATCAAAGATGGTGTATAACCTGAATATTTCCTAAAAACTTTTATCATATAAGACTGGTCAGAAAAACCACTTTCATAAGCAATAGTTGATAAAGACATATCAGTTTTTAAAAGTTCTCTTACTTTATTCACTTTTTTTATTTGAACAAAATGGGAAGGGGAAATACCAAAATTTCTTTTAAACTCCCTAGAAAAATGAAACTTTGACAATCCTGCATTTTTTGATAAATCATCTAAGGAGATGTTTAAATCTCTTATATTTGCATCAATAAAATCTATTGTTGAAGAAAAACTTTTTGTTGTTTTTTTATCTTCAATTATTTGATTCTCTTTAATTGTTGAATGGTATTTTAATATATAATCTAAAAAATCAAATATTGCATTATCAACTGCTAAATCATTTATCTCTTTAGATTCAAAGGTTTCAAACATAGTTATAAACAAATATGAAGCTTTTTCATCATTTATAAAACTATTAAAATGAATCGTCTCTAAACTATCTTTTTTAAGTATATCTTTTGCAATAGAATTAACCAAAGAAACAGTTGGCATAATATTTAGATGGGACCATGTACTATTGTTTGTAGTATGTATCTCATATGGATTTACAACTTGAATTATTCCAGGCACTATTTTATGTTTTTCTTTTTCATTTGCAAAAAAATGTGCACCTTCATATACTAAACTAATAGTATATTCTTCATGAAAGTGCTTATTTAAAGTAACATTTTTAAAGTTGTTATTAACATAAAATATATCGCTCATGTGTTCCTATTTTTCTTTTAAAACTCTTTTTGAAGTATCAAATACAAATTCATAATAGTTATTATTGTTAAACTGAAACTCTTGGATAACTTCAAGTCCCATTTTTCTTTTGTGGGCTTCATATGACCTTGGATTTATTTTATTTACAAAGGTAACTAAAATCTCATATTTTTTTGACATCTCTTCAATTGCAAAATCAAAAAGTTTTTCCAAAAGTCCTGAGCCTCTATATCTTTTATCAATACAAACTGGTCCATATTGGTATGAATTATCAATTGTAATTTGTTTTCCTTGATATTGAAGCTTTGGCAAATCTTCAATCATAAATGCAAACATTGGCCATTTTGACCAATACTGCCAAGATGCAGACATAACATATCCAACAACTTCATCATTATCAATTGCTACAAAAATACCTTTTTCTTTTTTTATAATATCTTCTAATTGTTCTTTTGTAAAAGAAGTTGTAACAAAACCATCTTTTTTGTCTTCTTCTTTTATAGTATCAACTTGATACTTACTGTGTAAATTTAAGATACCTTCTACATCATTATTGTCAGCTATTTTTAAAATCACTGTAAATCTCCTCTAACTAAAAAAATATTATAGTGATTTTAAAATTTAATGTATAGTAATATTTTGCTATTTCCTAACTAGTTTTATATCTTTTATATCAATATCTAAATAACAAATTGAACTCTCTTCTAAACAATCAATACAAAAAGTTTTTACTATAATCTCTGTATTTTCATAATCATCTAAAATCACATCCAACTCATAAAAATCACCACAATAAGATACATCTAAAATAGTTGCTTTGATTTTAGATTTATCAGCTACAACTTTTATTTTGTCAATTGGAACAATCCCTACATAGTCTTTTGGAACACTACATCCAATTTTTTCAATCAATCTTTCTGGAAGTTTATTAATTTTATTTAAAAAATTTGCTACATAAAAAGAGTTTGGCTCTTCAAATAGTTTTTTAGGTGTTCCAAATTGCTCTACTCTTTTGTTGTTAATTATTGCAATTTTATCAGACATACTAAGAGCTTCTTTTTGGTCATGGGTTACAAGTATTGCACTAAGCCCTAACTCTTTGATTAATTTTTTTAACCAAACTTTTGTTTTATTTCTTAGAAGTGTATCTAAATTTGCAAATGGCTCATCAAGTAATATAACCTTTGGTTCATAGGCTAAAACTCTAGCAATAGAAACTCTTTGTTGTTGTCCTCCACTTAATTCATGGATTTGTTTATGTCTATGGTCAACTAAATCAAATTGTTTTAAAAGTTTATCAACTCTTCTTTGTCTTTCTATTTTGTTTAGTTTATATAAGGCAAATTCAATATTTTGTCTTACGTTTAAGTGTGGAAACAATGCATAATCTTGAAAAATATAACCAATATCTTTGTGACACTCCCTTTTTCCATTTGCTATTAAGCAATGTTCATTGATAAATATTTCTCCGGTATAATTTTCTTCAAGTGATGCGATTGATCTTAAAATTGTACTTTTACCACAACCACTTGGTCCTAAGATAGTTACAATCTCCCCTTGCTTTACACTTAAAGATACATCATTTAAAATTTGAGTATTACCAAAAGCAATTGAATAATTTTTTACACTAATACCTACGTTTGTCATCCTAATCCTTCACCATCTTTTTTACAAGTACTAAAACTGATACCATACCAAACAATACTATAAACATTGCAGGGACTGCTGATTCTATAACCTGAGCTTGAGTTACAAGTTCATGGGATAATACAGGTAAAGTATCAAAATTAAATGGTCTTAAAATCATTGTTAGAGGTAATTCTTTTAATGTCTCAATAAAAATAACTATAAAACTTGTCATAATTGAACCTTTTAATAAAGGAAAAATCACTTTAAAAAAAGTATAAAAACTACCAACTTGCATAGTTTTACATGCATCATCATAACTTTGAGGAATCTTACTAAATCCAGATTCATAATTATTTATTGAAATAGCAATAAACCTAACGATATAACCAAAAATTACAGCAATAACTGTACCACTTAATAAAATATCAAAACTTTTATCTATATATGAGAAAAAACTTAATACACCAACAGCTACAACAGCACCTGGAATTGAATAACCTAGTTTTGCTATTTGTACAAGATTATCTGCAATTTTACTTTTATGAATTCTCACATTATAAACAATTATAAAAGCTAAGGCAGTAATTATAATTGAACTAGAAATTCCTAAACCTAATGTTTGGTAAAGTATAGTTAAAAAGTCTTCATCAATAATCTCTTCATAAGAGATATAAAACCAATAACTCATTTGAGAAAAAGGTAATAAAAATCCAAAGAAAAATGGAATAAAACAGGCAAAAAATGCTAAAACTGCTTTAAATCCAGTAATTTTTTCTTTTACAATAGGTTTAAAATCTTTTCCACTACTTTTGTACCTTTTGTTTTTTCTTTGAAACCTCTCAAGAAAGATAAGTAGAAAAACAAAAAGCATCAACATAGATGCTAATTTTGAAGCATCTTCAACACTTCCCATTCCAAGCCATGTTCTAAAAATACCAGTTACAAAGGTTGAAACACCATAATAATCCATAACACCATAATCAGCAACTGCTTCCATAACTGCCAAAATTGCCCCAGCTACAATTGCAGGTCTTGATATTGGTAAAATTACTTTATAAAAAATCTGGAAATTTGTTAATCCCATAGTTTTAGAAGCTTCTATAATTGAACTTGATTCAGATTTTAAATATGTTTTTGAGATTAAATAAACATAAGGATATAAAACCAAAGACATTACTATAATAGCACCTTCAATAGACATAATATCAAAGAAATATACTTCATTTAAAGTTTTACCCATTAAATCTAAAATAAAAGTTGTAACTGAACCGGTAATATCAAACATACCCCCATAGATATACGACATAATATATGTAGGGATTGCAAAGGGTAAAATTAAACCGTAGTGGAAAAAATGTGAGCCAAAAAATTTAAAAAAAGTTGTTATATAAGCTGTTGTAAAACCTAAAAAAATCGTTAATATAGCAACTCCAAACATGATATATAAAGAGTTATAAATATATTCAAAAAGTACAGTATCAACTAAATGTGTCCAGTTATTACTGTCCACAAAAACATTTGAAATTAAAATTAAACCTGGAATAGAGATGAATAGTGTTAAAAAAATACTACTTACTGTTAACTTATTAAAAATCTTCAATTTTTCTTATTTCCACCCTGCTTTATCAAATATTTTAACAGCATTTATATTATATTTTCCCATAGTATTTATTGAAATATTATCTTCTTCAAAAGTTCCCCATGAAGATACTACATCATTTTTCTTAACACCCTTTGCCACAGGATACTCAAAATTTCCATTTGCAAATAAATCTTGTGCTTCAGGACTTAATAAAAACTCTATAAATTTTATAGCATTTTCTTTATTAGGAGCATATTTAGCAACCCCTGCCCCACTAACATTTATATGTGTTCCACCATTTTCAAACTTTGGAAATATAATTTTAACTTTTTTAACAGCTTCACTTTCTGCAATATCTTTATTACCAATCATTTTACCAACATAATAAGTATTTGCAATAGCAATTTTTCCAATTCCATTTGCAACTGCTTTTACTTGGTATCTATCATTTCCTCTAGGTTTTCTTGCCATATTTTTTACAACACCTTGTGCCCATTTTAAAGCATACTCTTCACCATGGTGAGCAATAACAGCGGCAAGCATTGATTGGTTGTAAACATGGTTTGAAGATCTAACCATAATCATTTTTTTATATTCTGGTTTTATTAAATCTTCATAAGTTTTAATCTCAATGTTACTATCAATTGGAACAATAAAAGCTCTTACTCTTTTTGTTAAAGCAAACCATTTATTATCTTCATCTCTCATATTTTCTGGTACAACTTCCATTAAATATTTTGACTCAATTGATTGAATTAATTCTTTTGATTTTGCTTGATAAAGTCTTCCTGCATCAACAGTGATTAAAACATCAGCAGGAGATTTTTCACCTTCACTTTCTAATCTTTTGATTAAGGCATTGGCATCTGCATTTACAACATTTACTTTAATACCCATTTTTTCTTCAAACATCTTATATAATTGTTTATCTGTATCATAATGTCTATGGGAATATACATTTACTTCACTTGAAGCAAAAACAAAACTTGTAAAAATAAAAAAACTTAAAATAATTTGTTTAATCATATTCATTCCTTTTAAAAGTGTAAATTATACCACTATTGAAGTAAAACATATCTTATAGTAATAATTGTTATCAAAATTATAAGAGGAGATAAAAAAAGGGAGTAGCAAAAACTATTCCCTTTCTTTTTTATAAATGTTAGATTATATTATTTCCAACCAGCTTTATCAAATATTTTTACAGCTGCTGCATTGTTTTTTCCAAGTTCATTAATTGAAATTGTGTCATCTTCAAAAGTTCCCCAAGATTCAACTATAGGATTTCTCTTTACACCTTCAATAACTGGATATTCAAAGTTTCCTCCAGCAAATAACTCTTGTGCATCTTTGCTTGCTAAGAACTCAATAAATTTAATTGCATTTTCTTTATTAGGAGAATATTTTGCAACACCAGCACCACTTACATTTACGTGTGTACCACCATTTTCAAATTTAGGAAAGAAAATTTT
The sequence above is drawn from the Arcobacter arenosus genome and encodes:
- a CDS encoding ion transporter — its product is MDKIKSLVEAKKFQNFIIILIILNGISMGLETSKSVMESFGSIIHAFDIFVISVFTIEVTLRIIAHRISFFKDPWSLFDFFVVIISLIPSSGSFQVLRILRVLRLFRLITVVPQMRKIVAALISVIPGMISIIGLMSLIFYVFAIMATSLYSETFPQWFGTLGESFYSLFQIMTLESWSMGIVRPLMEQHPLAWTFFIPFIFVATFIMINLVVAIIVDAMSIIKEEEIEKIEEVKVSENELKNEIKSLQNEIQELKQLIIKSHRK
- a CDS encoding AraC family transcriptional regulator; translated protein: MSDIFYVNNNFKNVTLNKHFHEEYTISLVYEGAHFFANEKEKHKIVPGIIQVVNPYEIHTTNNSTWSHLNIMPTVSLVNSIAKDILKKDSLETIHFNSFINDEKASYLFITMFETFESKEINDLAVDNAIFDFLDYILKYHSTIKENQIIEDKKTTKSFSSTIDFIDANIRDLNISLDDLSKNAGLSKFHFSREFKRNFGISPSHFVQIKKVNKVRELLKTDMSLSTIAYESGFSDQSYMIKVFRKYSGYTPSLIKKVSS
- a CDS encoding ABC transporter ATP-binding protein, whose translation is MTNVGISVKNYSIAFGNTQILNDVSLSVKQGEIVTILGPSGCGKSTILRSIASLEENYTGEIFINEHCLIANGKRECHKDIGYIFQDYALFPHLNVRQNIEFALYKLNKIERQRRVDKLLKQFDLVDHRHKQIHELSGGQQQRVSIARVLAYEPKVILLDEPFANLDTLLRNKTKVWLKKLIKELGLSAILVTHDQKEALSMSDKIAIINNKRVEQFGTPKKLFEEPNSFYVANFLNKINKLPERLIEKIGCSVPKDYVGIVPIDKIKVVADKSKIKATILDVSYCGDFYELDVILDDYENTEIIVKTFCIDCLEESSICYLDIDIKDIKLVRK
- a CDS encoding Fe(3+) ABC transporter substrate-binding protein, with the protein product MIKQIILSFFIFTSFVFASSEVNVYSHRHYDTDKQLYKMFEEKMGIKVNVVNADANALIKRLESEGEKSPADVLITVDAGRLYQAKSKELIQSIESKYLMEVVPENMRDEDNKWFALTKRVRAFIVPIDSNIEIKTYEDLIKPEYKKMIMVRSSNHVYNQSMLAAVIAHHGEEYALKWAQGVVKNMARKPRGNDRYQVKAVANGIGKIAIANTYYVGKMIGNKDIAESEAVKKVKIIFPKFENGGTHINVSGAGVAKYAPNKENAIKFIEFLLSPEAQDLFANGNFEYPVAKGVKKNDVVSSWGTFEEDNISINTMGKYNINAVKIFDKAGWK
- a CDS encoding GNAT family N-acetyltransferase; its protein translation is MILKIADNNDVEGILNLHSKYQVDTIKEEDKKDGFVTTSFTKEQLEDIIKKEKGIFVAIDNDEVVGYVMSASWQYWSKWPMFAFMIEDLPKLQYQGKQITIDNSYQYGPVCIDKRYRGSGLLEKLFDFAIEEMSKKYEILVTFVNKINPRSYEAHKRKMGLEVIQEFQFNNNNYYEFVFDTSKRVLKEK
- a CDS encoding ABC transporter permease; this translates as MKIFNKLTVSSIFLTLFISIPGLILISNVFVDSNNWTHLVDTVLFEYIYNSLYIMFGVAILTIFLGFTTAYITTFFKFFGSHFFHYGLILPFAIPTYIMSYIYGGMFDITGSVTTFILDLMGKTLNEVYFFDIMSIEGAIIVMSLVLYPYVYLISKTYLKSESSSIIEASKTMGLTNFQIFYKVILPISRPAIVAGAILAVMEAVADYGVMDYYGVSTFVTGIFRTWLGMGSVEDASKLASMLMLFVFLLIFLERFQRKNKRYKSSGKDFKPIVKEKITGFKAVLAFFACFIPFFFGFLLPFSQMSYWFYISYEEIIDEDFLTILYQTLGLGISSSIIITALAFIIVYNVRIHKSKIADNLVQIAKLGYSIPGAVVAVGVLSFFSYIDKSFDILLSGTVIAVIFGYIVRFIAISINNYESGFSKIPQSYDDACKTMQVGSFYTFFKVIFPLLKGSIMTSFIVIFIETLKELPLTMILRPFNFDTLPVLSHELVTQAQVIESAVPAMFIVLFGMVSVLVLVKKMVKD